ttttgggccccacactacaagaaggacgtggataaattggagagagtccagcgaagggcaacaaaaatgattaggggactgaaacacatgacttatgaggagaggctgagggaactgggattgtttagtctgcagaagagaagaatgaggggggatttgatagctgctttcaactacctgagaggtggttccagagaggatggttctagactattctcagtggtagaagaggacaggacaaggagtaatggtctcaggttgcagtgggggaggtttaggttggatattaggaaaaactttttcactaggagggtggtgaaacactggaatgcgttacctagggaggtggtagaatctccttccttggaagtttttaaggtcaggcttgacaaagccctggctgggatgatttagttggggattggtcctgctttgagcagggggttggactagatacctcctgaggtcccttcgagccctgatcttctatgattctatgaaacccgGAAAGCCTCTTATGGCCTGGACAAACTTCACTTTGCCCTGTGTTGAGTTCTTCAGCCAACTGAGCACGAACATTCAAATTCAAGAACAAATACACTCATCAGAGAAAAACAGCTATTAATTCAGTTAGCTTCTCTAGGGCTGCCAGCATCAGGAATACAGGTGAGTACAATTCCTTATGTGCGTCCAGGGATGGGAGTTTCCAAGCTATGGACGATTTCTGTCTCCTAGGCATTTTGGGGGAGCTGTGAAAATTAAgagggactttttttttatttactgtcCATATAAACTGTAtaaaatcattttgtttgtaAAGTTTTTTAATGCACCACTAGGTGGCGAATGTCATTTGTGTTaatgatcatttaaaatatttactcctgggggaattctgcaccaaaacattAAAAGTTCTGCACGCAATATTGTAAAATTCTTCAACATTCTGCATATGTTATCTGTCAAAATAGCAGAATATAATCCCAcccgtttcaattattttggtaatttatttcaaaatacctgtcagcaagtatgtctgtaacagtacAGACAAGGAAAATGATTCAGGAAATGGTTTTTGATAGATTCCTTACGAGGCAggttaatacagaactttgagtgaTCATTCTTGTAAACTATAACACAGCAATGTGTTTCCGCACCCCTCAAAAGCAgggcaaaggcttgggggagtcgggGCAacagagaagctgagggagagggaagtcattgctgggaaggagcctgggagggaacctggagggttgttgggtgcaTGTGGAAGAAGTGTGAAAcaggtttttttgagggggagttGTTAGGGAATTGGGGAGCCTGCCCATGCAGACCCTGACTGACCCGTAACCGCTCCCATTTAGTCAGGCATATCTTCCAATGTCCATAAGTGTCCTTAAGCCCCCCTCCACCATccctatgtgtccctgcaccccaattcagccaccccctccctggcaactgatggccagGGCCCATCCTCTGCACAAGGCAGCCAGAAGAGCTGTCCCTGACTTTACTAAAActaactgtgacaaaatggggagtgTGGGGGTCCAGCACCCACCGCAGCTCCAGCTTCAGGGTTTCCTCCCCGCcaccgtggtggctgggagctgcgggggccccCTTCACACCCAAAGCGACTGGGAACAGTGGGAGCCCCCTGCCACCTGCCACGGCTCggagctctggggctggtggccaggagctgcggggggccctGCCGCTTGCGGTAACTGAGAGCTCTGGGGCCCCCactggctgacagctccagccctgctgccccggggctgaagcaaaaaatgtcacggaggtctctggaagtcacggattccattaCCTCGGTGAGATAATCGTAGCCTAATAAACCCTTCTGTGTCACACGCTGGCTGAGGGTCACTGCTGACGGTGaagttgggggcagggcccttTGGGGGGTGGGTAGCGTTTTCACAGGTGTACGATTCGGGGGGCTCACAGCGTGAACAGGGGGTTGAGTGCTCCGAGGTCAGAGGCTGTCCCGGGTGTGAGTCTGGCCCGAGGGGAGTCACTGCAGGAGGCTCCTGTCTGAACTTCATTCCGGGCAGTTCCAGAGCCCCAAGCCTGGTGCCCGGGACACTGGGCTGCCTAATTTCCCCACTGGGGTCTTTCTGAGCCTGATCTTAGGGCACAGAATGGCTTCCTTATGAGGTGAGCTTAAAAAGATTGGGGCCTTTCAGCTTGGCAACAAGACCGCTCGGGGGGGATGAGACAAAGAGTAAGAAAATCATGCCATgaggtggggaaagtgactaGAGAACTGCTATTTCCCCTGCCCCACCGCACCAGAACCTGGGGTCACCCCATGAAATGGACAGGCAGCAGGTTTCACACAAACAAGGGGCCGTGCTTTTCCCCTGCAATGTACAATGAACCTGtgaaactcgttgccaggggatgtggcGATGGGCAAAAGTATagcagggttcagaaaagaactagatccATTCCTAGAGGATAGGGCcacaatggcaattagccaagcTGCCCTTCATGGTGGTCATGATGGTCTGTATTTGACTTCCACCTGCGTGTTTGGGAGAAACAGGTGATTGTCAGGGAAACAGCTCCACTCCCCCAGCTGGACTAGGACACaatggcctcctcctcctctgggccccaccaaactcccctccccagacccccacaGCCTTCATTTCCCCGTCTGTCTGCTCGCGCCAGCCTGTCTGGCCCGGGATGGCTTCCCCCTTCTCCGCTCAGACACAGTCGCGCTGTGTGTCTTTAAACCAGTCACTTGccgcctgatccagagcccactgacaACAACTAGATTGGATGAGGCCTGTATTAGCCACACGGCTCATCTACAAAGAAGCAGCTCAGtgctggtggcagtggtgggatctCCAAGAAGGGGGCTTTGTAGTGAATTAAGGCACCATGATGGGACTCCGCAAAACTAGGTTcagatcccagctctgccacaggcttcctgtgtgacatggGGCAAGTCAcggcactgctctgtgcctcagtttccccatctttaaaatggggagaaAGAGCCTTTGTTTGCCTGCTTAGATTGCAGGCtctttgagggcagggactgtgtctcacTGGGCATCCTTCAGCATCTGGCAGCAGAGGGGACCCCGATCTCAGTCAAAGGTCTTGAGCAGCACCTGGCTCAAGAGGGGACCCAAATCTTGGTCAGGGGTCTGTCCAGGGCCTAAAAAACAGGGGTTCCCAGGACTAAGCCAGGCCCTACCACAAAGAGTTTACAGATTAAACTTTATACAGGCAATGGAGAGAAAGAGAACCAGAGgcccagggagggggagacactggcccaaggtcacaccggaGGCCagcgctgggaacagaacccaggagtcctgatctgCAGCCGATACCATTCCCTAGCGGCCTCCACCCAGCGTCTCGCTTCTGCCCtacgaggggggcgggggaggggaagaaacagcAAAGGAAAAACAACGCCGGAATAAATGAACTGAAGTTACCAATCGTTACGGTCCCAGCGGCGTCAAGACACTGGGTCTCGGATCCAGCACACTCCGTGGTCTGCTCGTTGCATTGAGCAGCATTCCACACGTAGCAGCCCCGGCAGCGCCGGCCATTGGGTTTGGGGTCGGCCGGGGGCGCTGGGAAGAAGCGGAGCAAACGCAGTCAGCTCGGGGGACGAGCCCCAGGACGGGGCGGGGCTCAGCCCCGGGGgccccctgcagggggcgctgtagctCCGGGGAtgccgggggcagcaggggcaggggaggggtttgcagcagggagccctggaccccgcCCCGGGTGGGGCCAGCTGGGTTCACACCTGGTGGGAGCCGAGAGCCCCGCCCACTAAACTCCACCCAGCCAGGGGCTCAGTGTTAGTCCATGGGGCGCCCCCTGCGGGGCGGGAGACCAGGCCCGGGACGTTATCGTGGGGCAGGTTCCAGGCAGCCGGAGGTgcagagggatggggcaggagaggcggagaTGGGGAGAGGTACCTGTCACGGTGGTTGTTCTGCAAGCGTCTCCCACGCAGCAGGCGATGCTCGTCCTTGCTGTCATTCCCTTCCCAAAATTCATAGAGAGGGGGCCGGCATTACATTCGCTGGATGGGATACAGCCCTTGAGAAAGCTCTGTGtcctctctccctctgcacaAGAGGAGAAGTCTGAGATTCCCcttccactcccaccccaccttcACAACGACGCCCTGTACCATTAGTCTTCCTCtacccatggggaaactgaggcaccgagaggggaagtgactcaccCGAGGTCCTACAGGGCTAGAGAAAGCCATTTCAGCACCTAAACCCAGCACTTGgatcctccagctccccactcagcGGCCACCTAAACCTGGGGGCCCCAAATCTCTTACCGAGAAAGTCTTTTCACTGCCGAAGTTCCCACACGGGGGTACGTGCCGGGCCGCCAAGGTCCCGATACTAGGCATCCAGCCACCGCTTAGCCGTGGCGGGATTCACAGTCTAGGCATTCCCCTTCCAATATCACCTGCGGGGCCTGATCCAGGGGATGCCCTCGGAGCACGCCCACCGGATCCGGCCCTGCGCAAAGCCCAGCCGGGGAGGAGATGCTGGGTTGCTCCCGCCAGATACCCAGGAGCCCAGTGGGTCAGACGCTCCCTGTGGACGTGGGGGAATCAAGTTCCAGGGAATGTTTAACTATTTCATACAAGGTGGGGTGGCTTCAACAGGGGAGACAGAGAGACCCACCCGGATCCAGGGGGCCAGGCGCGACCGTAGGAGGGGAGGGATCTGGGCTGAAGTCTCCAACCCGATTTGGGCCAagtggggatttgaacttggCTCCCCCAGGGCCCAGCTGAGCACCCAGCCACTGGGGTCTCCTGgcagcccctcctccaccactGTCTTCTGCAAAGAAAGGCTGACCCGGTTCAGACGCCCGACTCCCGGCGAGGGGTTCCCGGCTGTGGATCCCAACCAGAGCCGGGCGCCTCCGTGAAGCCAAGACGTAGAGCCAAATTCCGGGTGGGGGCCgggcttaggccacacccctcGCCTCGGCATTTCCTACTGGCTGCTTAGGTGGCTCCCACTCAGCGTGCTGGCTTTTGCAGATCCCATCCTCAGTGAGCCCCTGACCCCCTGGCTGGCTAGTCACCTGGATGGATTCAGTGGACACATGGGGCCACCAGAGGCCAGCAGATGCTTCAATGGCAGTCACCGCGACTTTGGGGgtcccagagccccttccccaagCTCCCGGCACTGACACCTGCCCTGAGACGCTTTCTTATGGCAACCTTGCTCTGTCCAGTTCATACAGCTCATCACATCTGCATCATCCTTCCGAGCACCTCTTCTTCTCTACACGGTAAGGGCGCCTTCCTTTACCGACGCGGCACGTCAAACCTGTCGCCAGGACAGCGTTTGAACTGGAAAAACTGCAGCCACTGTGAAGTTGCTGGGCCTTGCATCTGAGACCCACTGAGATGCCTTTGGTGCACGAGCCCACAGGGGGCcgcacagagcccaggagtcctggctcccagtcattGCCTGTTCGAACCCAGCCACCCCACTCCTGTCCCGGGGGAAGGTGtagagtagaacccaggagtcctggctccccagcctGTTCCCTGACCCATGTTGATAAGGATCCATTTCACCTACCCActgtgacttcagtgagaaagaTGCCGCAAGAGTCTTGCCCAGCGGCGCAGGTCTCTAGGTTCCCCGTGCAGCTCTTTCCTAGGTCAACACAAGTCTCACACTGCAGACAGGCCcctggagaaggagaaagaacatGACGGGTCTAGATTTGTCCCTTCCTTGCCCCCTCACTTTCCCCTGAATTTAACTGACCccagctgcggatctggccccattgacgccAACTGGGGATCATGATGTAGAaatgccttttatattctcttgagCTCAAGTGTGTGAAATTCAGATCTGTTTCCTTTCAGACAAACTCGTGGTGCAAATCCCCTTTCAGGAATGCCCCTGGTTTCTGGCCAGCTCTGAAATGTGCCCAGTCACGATTGGGTTCTAGTGATTTAAAGTGTAAATATTTCCTCCCATTTCCAGAATTGTTTCACTCTCTGTCACAGGGACTTTGTGActtccagccccctctgcctcGGACGCTGTGACTCGGACGCTTCCAGCCCAGCCCTCGTTATTCTCCAACTGCTTTTTGGTTACATTCAGGAACAGTTTTACCTGACAGGCAGCTCTGAGCTGTTGGCACGTTGGAGAAGTTAGGAAATCAGCCCCTGTAGGAACAGACCCCACTCACCCGTGGCCAGGAGAGCAGCGAGGATGCAGACGACAAGAGAAGTCTCCATGCTGAGGAGGAAGCAGGAGATCGGCGCTAATGcaactgtaagcagagtcaggatgagctctaccctgacttctggtggtgagtcatggtgggttgtggaaaagaacttcaggagctgatctcatttgcatacgcacacccaccctgcctagatggtcactttggctgctgtaggagccccagtttctctgggGCCAGGagtaaactgttattatcctgattatgtgacccaaggacagcagaactgtactgggccttttgttatgatggagggactcaccatcaactaagcagcactcgctaggcaagggacatgggttccaaaacccagtgaatggagagaggctgggttaTCTGGTGAGGGGTTTATGTGCTAATTGTACTTCCTTCTCtgtactgtggaatatcagagctaattttgattcccttaggagtctagttacaggctgctgagctgaattccctTGGGGCTAACGGTGCACCAgccctgaggctcccctactacaagctgaaatcacaaaagagctgaacttatgaagagctgaaatcactgagtgttgtgttaagtagtgggggagcctgaagatataggGTGGAGTAGTTTGTGGGATggtgagcagagcggct
The sequence above is a segment of the Chelonia mydas isolate rCheMyd1 chromosome 24, rCheMyd1.pri.v2, whole genome shotgun sequence genome. Coding sequences within it:
- the LOC114018735 gene encoding phospholipase A2 inhibitor gamma subunit B isoform X2, translating into METSLVVCILAALLATGACLQCETCVDLGKSCTGNLETCAAGQDSCGIFLTEVTVEGERTQSFLKGCIPSSECNAGPLSMNFGKGMTARTSIACCVGDACRTTTVTAPPADPKPNGRRCRGCYVWNAAQCNEQTTECAGSETQCLDAAGTVTIGGSQIQTIMKGCVSESFCAQLQTGSGTIAGIGVDLITAKCTVASGAAGVTPRPAGLLLPALAGLLLLKLLS